The Streptomyces sp. cg36 genomic interval ATGGGGGCGGTTGCTGCGCTGCCGCAGTGTCCTCGCCGGGTCCGGCGGCGTCCGGGTGGAGCTGCCGGACGGCGCCTCGCTGGTGGCCGGTGACGCCGAACTGGACAAGCGGCTGTCCGAACTCCTGGGCCGCGATGTGGCGTTGTCGGACGTACCGCCGCAGGTGGGTGTGCTGGAGCGCGCCGTGCCCGGGTACGAGGGCGGTGTGCCCGACTCCGTCCGGGCCGGGGCGTTCGTCGACGCGACCGGGGAGACGCTCACCTCCGGCCGGGTCGCGGCGGGCACCTTCTTCGACTTCGGGAAGGTGCATCTGGTCACCACGGCGAGCCTGGCCCGGCTGCGGGCGGTGTACCCGGCCGGGGACTTCGACGTACGGCGCTTCCGGCCCAACCTGGTGGTCGAGGGACTGGGCGGACCGGGGTTCCCCGAGGACGCCTGGCCGGGCCGGACGCTGCGGATCGGGCGGGCGCTGTTCCGGGTGGTCGTGCCCACACCGCGCTGTGTGGTGCCGACGCTGGGGCACGACGAACTGCCGCCCGACCCGGCCGTCATGCGCACGGTGGCCCGTGAGCACCGGATCCCGGTGCTCACCCTGGGGCGGCTCGCGTGTGTCGGGGTGTATCTGGACGTGCTGGAGCCGGGCACGGTCCGGCTCGGTGACCGGGTGACGGTCTCCGACGGCGGTTAGGGCCTGTCCGGCGGGTCGTCTCCGGGACGCGGCACGCCCCCGCGCTCACCGGCGCCGTACGGCGCCGGTGCGACGGCGACCGGATCCGCCGGACGGGTACCGGCCACGGCTCACGGCCCCGCCGTGGTGTGCGCCTCGGCGGCCAGTGCCTCGCGGGCGGCGGCCA includes:
- a CDS encoding MOSC domain-containing protein; the protein is MGTVAALRRYPVKSMLGEELSTVRVTERGLSGDRVFAVLDGTGAVGSVKHPRKWGRLLRCRSVLAGSGGVRVELPDGASLVAGDAELDKRLSELLGRDVALSDVPPQVGVLERAVPGYEGGVPDSVRAGAFVDATGETLTSGRVAAGTFFDFGKVHLVTTASLARLRAVYPAGDFDVRRFRPNLVVEGLGGPGFPEDAWPGRTLRIGRALFRVVVPTPRCVVPTLGHDELPPDPAVMRTVAREHRIPVLTLGRLACVGVYLDVLEPGTVRLGDRVTVSDGG